CCCGAAGCCGCATGGCAGGCGGTGCAACATTTATGCAGTTCCATAGCGCAAAAACAAATGACCCTAGCCTACGGTTATCTGCCGACCCGCCGATCGCTCTACCAAGATCCGGAAATTTTGCAGAAATACCCGTTTTTCCCATCAATGCTGACGGTGTTGGAAGCAGCGGTATTGCGCCCCCCGATCGCCCAGTATGCCCAAGCTTCCGATATCCTCCAGCGCTACCTCAGTGCCGCTTTGAGCAAACGCCTGTCCCCGGAACAAGCCCTGCAAGCGGCAGCCACTGAAACGCGACGTTTGTTAGGAACCGGCCCATGAGTGATTCTCGATCTGTGAACGATCGCACGATCCCAACGATCGTCCAACGGGAACGGCGTACCCATTGGCTATTGCTAGCTCCCGCCCTGCTACTGCTACTCTGCGTGTTTGCTTACCCGATTCTGCGGGCGGTCTGGCAAAGTTTGTTTATCCAGAATTTAGGCACAGAACTACAACCCCAATTTTCTGGATTGGCAAACTATGGGCGAATGGCGGCGGATAGTCGATTTTGGCAAAGTTTGATGAATTCCGCTGGATTTACGATCGTCTCTGTGGCGATCGAATTAATTCTCGGTATGGGAGTCGCGCTGTTGTTAAATCAATCGTTTCGGGGTCGGGGCATTGTGCGGACGATCGCAATTTTGCCCTGGGCGTTGCCGACCGCATTAATTGCCTTGGCTTGGACGTGGATTTTTAATGATCAGTTTGGCATTGTTAATGATTTACTAATGCGGATTGGGATGATACAACAGGGCATCAATTGGCTGGGCGATCCCACCTTAGCGATGGTTGCGCTGATTGTGGCAGATGTTTGGAAAACGACACCGTTTATCAGCATTTTATTACTCGCCGGACTACAAGCAATTCCCACCGACCTTTACGAAGCCCACGCGATCGATGGCGCGAGCTCTTGGCAAAGCTTCTGGAAAATCACCTTACCGCTATTGATGCCGCAGATCATCATTGCAGCCCTCTTTCGCTTTGCCCAAGCCTTTGGCATTTTCGACTTAGTTGCCGTCATGACAGGCGGTGGCCCTGGGGGGGCAACGGAAATGGTGTCACTCTACGTTTACGCGACTATTATGCGTTACCTCGATTTTGGCTATGGTTCAGCGCTAGTCGTTGTGACTTTTCTCCTGTTAATGCTGACTGTTGCCGTGATGACGCTACTCGTGAAAAAACTCCGCAAAAACTTGGCCTAGAACTTTTGATTCACTATGATCATTTCCCATCAATTTTCCAAAGTCCTTCGATCGATCGTCATTGCGATCGTCGTTCTGTTCTGTCTTGCCCCAATCCTTTGGCAAGTGCTAACTTCCTTTAAAACCAATACAGATATTGCAGCCATTCCCAACATATTTCTACCCCGACAATTCACCCTAGGCCACTATGAAGAACTCTTTGCCCGTCGTCCTGTTTGGAATTATTTACTGAACAGTACAGGGGTCGCGAGTATCTCCACGCTTTTATCCCTGGGCTTGGGGGCACCTGCGGCCTATGTGCTAGCTCGGGCTAAGTTACCGGGAGAACGGCTGATTTTAGCAACTATTTTATTACTGACGTTATTTCCATATATTCTTCTGTTTCTGGGATTATTGGAACTCGTGCAAAACTTTGGTTTAGGCAACCAATATCTTGCCCTGATCATCCCTTACACTGCCATTAATCTGCCCCTAACGATTCTGGTATTGCGGAGTTTTTTCCAGCAGTTACCGATCGAACTTGAAGATGCGGCGCGAATCGATGGTTACAGTACCCTTGCCATGCTGGTTCAGATTGTCCTCCCGATGACGGTGCCTGCGCTGGTGACAACGGGGATTCTAGCGTTTATTTTTGCTTGGAATGAGTTTATTTTTGCCTTGACCTTTATCACCCAAGAATCCATGAAAACCATTCCCGTTGCGGCCTCCCAGCTAGGTGGAGCCTCGGTGTTTGAAATTCCCTACGGCCCGATCGCGGCAGCCACCGTCCTGGGAACATTGCCGTTAGTGGGATTAGTGTTGGCGTTTCAACGACGAATTATTAGTGGGTTAACCGCTGGTGCAGTCAAGGGATAAGTCAATGATCAGAAGATTGTCGATTTAACATAGAGCATTTTTAACATCGAGCATTGTAGAAACTGCAAAGATTAGCCATCGCTCAAGAGATTGCTGGAGGTTCATCCATGACAGCCCTAGAATTACAAAATCTGCGAAAGACTTATAGCACAACGGTCATTCCTGTACAGCAAATTAATCTAACGGTACAGGAAGGAGAATTTTTAACACTGTTGGGGCCTTCAGGCTGCGGTAAGTCTACGATTTTGCGTTTAATTGCGGGCTTGGAACAGCCTACCCAAGGCAAAATTCTGATTAATGGCCAAGATGTCACTGCGCTCAGTCCGGGCGATCGCAATATCGCCATGGTGTTTCAAAGTTATGCCCTCTATCCCCACATGACTGTGCGCGATAACATCGCCTCTGGCCTGAAACTGCGCAAAGTTCCTGCGGGTGAAATCCAGCGACGGATTCAAGAGGTTGCCCTCTTTCTGGGGTTGGAAGCGCTCATGGATCGCAAACCGGGTCAACTCTCCGGCGGGCAGCGCCAACGGGTAGCTGTGGCACGGGCATTGGTACGTCAACCCGCAGTCTTTTTGCTGGATGAACCGTTGAGTAATTTGGATGCGCTACTGCGGGAACAGGTGCGGGCAGAACTGAAGCAACTGTTTGCAGCCCAATCTGCCCCCGTAGTCTATGTCACCCACGACCAAACGGAAGCCATGACGCTCTCCACCCGAGTTGCAGTTCTGTACGACGGCGAGTTGCAACAACTGAATACACCGCAACAGATTTACGCCCATCCCGCCAATCAGTTTGTCGCAGGATTTATTGGCAGTCCGCAAATGAATTTTTGGACGCTACCCTGTAGCGATCGCACCGTTAGTCTAGGCCCTTTGCACATTCCCTTACCGTCCCAGGTGCCGAACTCCAATGCTGTCGTGTTGGGAATTCGACCTGAACAGGTGGGACTCGCCTTGGAAAACAACGATCGCTGTCTTACAGGGCGCGTTCAACTCGTCGAGCATCTGGGCATGTCATGGTTAGTCACAGTTGCAATTCCGGCATCAGATCCAGCTATAGACAATCAACCGTTGACAATACGGGCCGTTTTACCCGCCGATCGTAGTTATTCTGTGGGTGATGAAATTTCTCTGCAATGTCCGATCGAGCATCTCCATTGGTTTGATGTCACGAGTGGTCGAGCCTTTGAGTCCGATCGAACTGCGTCGAGGCTTTAAATAACCGCTAAGGACAATTTGGAAAGCGGCATGTATTTTAGCGTCATCTATCTCCCAAATCGCTACACTGACGATCATTCAATCAATCATTCAGCCCAATTATCAGCACCTCTTCCAGGGTGATGTGGAGAACTTGCTTCCATTGCTGACGACCTGTTCATAGATTGCTCACGAACTGTTCATAGAGCGCATCTTCAAATTGCTCGATCTTCTAAACTGATCGATAAATGGTTCATCAATAGCGCTATAGTCATGGGGCGACCGTTCTACCTTTTTGCCCATGGTTTACCGTTAGATTGACCGTTAATGGCTGTCCCACGGATGATTAATGGAGCTAATGCCTCGCTATCTACCGCCTTGCTGTCCCATTCTGTGTTCCTATGACTAAATTTCAGCCCTACGGATTATCTTCCAAGCAAGCTCAGCAAGATACCAAAATGGACATCGATCGCATGCGGGAAGTCGTCATCCTGCTGGAGCATTTGGCAAAACAGGAAGAAAATACCCTACGGATGATTTTAGATCGTTTGTATGATGTTGGTTCTACCCATCTGATCAATCAAAAACTGCCGCAACCTTGGCTGAATAAATTTTCTAGATCGATCGCTGGCATGTCCAAACCTGTTTTTCGGACATTTGCAGTGCGGTGGTTTCACAAAAATTGTCCTCAAATGATTGCTGATTGGCTATACACGGTAGCCACTTTTCAAACCCAGCGTACTCGCCGTCAGAACCAAACCGATTCCGATTCAGGGCAAAAGACCATGCAAGAGGCTGTCATCTTGACAGCGGCTCCTACACCCGTTTTACCCGCCGCCACCCCAAGTTTGCAACCGGCTGATTCGGGTGAAGTGCCTGCCACGATCGTGGTGCTCAATCAACTACAAGCCTCACAGCAGGAAATTCAATTTCTCAGAACTCGGATTAAGTGGATGACGGGCGTTGTGGTTGGATTAACGATCGCCGTTGGGAGCCTCACCGTGAGTCTGACAAGACCCCTGCAATGGGTTCCTACCACGAATAGTGCACCGCCTGCTCAACAGGGTTCAGCGTCTACGATCGGTCAAATGCCCTAACCCGCAATAGGTCAGTAGCTCCATGGGGGAACGCAGTGACGATGTAGGACGTTGGGAGTCTGGAACGTTGGGGCTCTAGGACTTGACAGATAGCCTCACTAGTTCAGCCCCCACTGGTTCAGCAAGTCTGCCAGCCAACTGGCCCTGCAATCGCCAAGCGAGAAATAAACAGGCTCAAGGAATAACCGGACTAATAATTATAAGAAAATTGTTAATTCTTGTAGATAATCTAGCAAAGAGTTGATTGAGGATGGGAATGCTATGGATCTAGAGTCATCCCAATCAGCGACAAGCGGTAAGACATGGTTATCTCGATCTCGGCAAATCCTAGCGTTTCTCTACATTTAGGCAATTTACTGCACCGAATTAACCACCAGATTCGGAAATCCATGGATCTGGTCACCATTCTGGATGCAACTGCCACAGAGTTACAAAGATTCTTGGAGATCGATCGCCTCAAAATTTACCAATTCCATGGCGATGGCAGTGGCAAAGTCGTGGCGGAAGCCCTGGGAGCAGAACAGCGCTTACCGACTCTGTACGGCTTAAACTTTCCAGCGGATGATATTCCACCCGAGATTCGCCAGCTTTTTATCGCAGCCAAAGTAAGAACGGTGGTCGATGTTTCATCCCGCGAAATTGGGCAAAGCTGCCTGCGCGATCCACAAACCGGGGAACTGCAAGCAGAAGATTGGCACTTTCGCCCCTTGGATCCGTGTCATGCAGAATATTTAACCGCCATGGGCGTGAAGTCTTCCCTGGTGGCTCCGATTCTGCATCAGGATCACCTCTGGGGTCTGATTGTCGCTCACCATGCTGACCCAAAACGGCTGGCCACAGAGCAGATTGAAGGGGTGCAACTGGTGGTTGACCAAGTGTCGATCGCGATCGCCCAAGCCACCTTAGTGCAACAAGCCCAGGAAAAAGCCTCGCGGGAATCGGCGCTCCGACGCATTACGAACTTTCTCTATTCCTCTACCCAGATTGAACTTCAAGCAGCCCTCGAGGAAACCATTAAGGCCTTTCAGGGAACTGGCGGACGTTTATTTATTCGACCTGGCGTGTTGACGCAGGCGTCAGATCTGGCTTCGACCCATCAGGTCATGGAAGCCATGGTCTACACTTGGGGCTTACAACCCGATCAACAATTCTCTCCCCTCTCCAATATGGAGGAATGCCATGGGCTACAACAACACTTCGCGACGGGCGAGGGGCTAGCTTGGGCAATCAATGACATCTTTCAAGTTCCTGTACTGCGAACGATTCAGCCCCTATTCCATACCACCTCCATTCGTAGTTTGTTGATTATTCCCTTAATTGCAAGACAACGGCTGCTTGGGTACTTAACCGTTTTTCGCAATAGCTTTGAAACCGAAACTCTGTGGGCCGGAGAATTTAATCCCGATCAGCGACAATTCTATCCCCGTCAGTCCTTTGAAATTTGGCGACAGTCTCGCACCAATCAAGTGCACTCCTGGACAGACAGTGATGTAGAACTATCACAAGTGATTGGCAATCAATTTTCCGCTGCGATCGAACAATATGAACTCTACCAAAAGCTACAAATCCTCAACGCAAGCCTTGAACAGCAGGTAGAACTTCGCACCGCTGAATTGCAAGAAACGACGGATGATTTACAACAGGTAACGGATCAACAACACATTCTTTTTGAAGTGGTGACTCGCATTCGTGAGTCACTGGATTTGCAAACGATGTTCCAAACCACGACTCAAGAAATCTGTCAGGCATTGCAAGCCGAACGTGTTGCCCTTTACCAGTTTCATCCAGACTGGAGTGGTCGTTTTGTGGGGGAATATGTTGTATCCGGTTGGAGAAAGTTAGTCGAACAAGACTCCGGCATCACGATCGAAGATACCTATCTCCAAGAAACCCAAGGAGGACGATATCGGAATCACGAATTTTGGGTTGTTAACAATGTTCAGCAGGTTGGGCTTGCCGACTGTCATATAGAGCTATTACAGCATTTCCAGGCTCAGTCCTTTGTCATTGTCCCAATTTTTATGGGACAAGATTTGTGGGGACTGCTGGGTGCCTATCAAAACTCGCAGCCTCGTGAATGGGAAGAGTCGGAAGTCAAATTTCTCGTTCAAATTGCAGCCCATCTAGGAGTGGCCATTCAGCAAGCAAGTCTTTTGACACAGACACAACAGCAAGCAACGGAATTAGAAAATGCCTTAGCAGAACTCAAGCAGACCCAAACCCAACTGATCCAAACCGAAAAGATGTCTAGTTTAGGGCAGTTAGTGGCGGGGGTGGCCCATGAAATCAATAATCCGGTGAATTTTATCCATGGCAATATTCGTCATGTGAGCGATTATGCAGACGATCTGCTCAATTTGTTGAAACTCTATCAACAGGAGCATCCCATTGCCAGCGATCGGATTCAGGATTGTCTTCAGTCTGTGGATTTAGATTTCCTCGTGGAGGATTTACCCAAGACCTTAAATTCCATGAAGATTGGGACAGAACGGATTCGACAAATTGTCTTGGCTCTACGCAATTTCTCACGGCTGGATCAAGCGGAAATTAAACCCGTAGATCTCCATGAAGGGTTAGAGAGTACGCTGATGATGGTGCAACATCGTCTTAAAGGCCAGTGTGATCATCTCCCTATCCAAATCGTGAAGTCCTATGGGGGCTTACCTGAGGTGGAATGCTGCGCAGGGGCCATCAATCAGGTCTTTATGCACCTGTTGAGCAATGCGATCGAGGCGATCGAGGAAAAAAGGCGGCATCTGTCGTTAGAAGAACGGGCCTTGTATTTGAGTACGATTGAAATTCGGACAGAAGTTGTGAATGACGATCGCGTCGCCATTCATATTGCTGATAATGGGCAGGGAATTGCTAAGGAAATTCAACAATTGATTTTCGATCCCTTCTTTACGACCCGTCCCGTTGGCCAAGGCACAGGTTTAGGGCTCTCCATCAGCTACCAGGTCATTACAGAACAACATGCAGGGAGTGTGACTTATACATCGGATTGGGAACGGGGCAGCGAGTTTACGATCGAATTACCCATTACCTTCCATGGGTAGGTCAACCCGATGGAGACAACGTAGTAATCTCGATAGAGACAACTCAATACAGTCAACTTCAAATACAACCCATTCCAGCAATGAGCCTACAATTAACGCATCGCTGGAATGGGTTTATCGATTCAGGGGACTCTACTCCCCCGCCCCCCGAAAGTGAATTCTCCGTCCAAGGACAGGGGATTTGTGAGGGACATTTTTGTGAGGGATATATTTGTGAGGGACATTTTTGTTTATTGAACTCACGTGATATTCACAACTGGGTCGCCACCTTCGTTCTATCCTGCTTTTTGCTGGCGTTCCTGTTGGCGTTCGCGAATTTGTTCCAGCGTGCCCACCGGAATTGCCTGGATGAGCGTTTTCGTATATTCCTGTTGGGGGGATTCGTAAATCCGATCGGCAACATCCATTTCCTCGATTCTGCCACGATTCATCACCATAATGCGATCGCTCATGAATTTGACAACGCTGAGGTCATGGGAAATAAAAACATACGTTAGGCCAAATTCCTCTTGAAGCTCTTTCAATAAATTCAACACTTGCGCTTGAACTGAGACATCCAAAGCGGAAACAGATTCATCACAGATAATAAATCGAGGATTCATCGCCAACGATCGGGCAATACAAATCCGTTGTCGCTGTCCTCCGGAAAATTGATGGGGATAGCGGGTCATGGCATCTGCCGACAAACCTACTCGGTTTAGCAGATAACTAGCACGATCGCGAAATTCACGGCTATTTTTACCACCAAAAATCTTCATCGGTTCCATAACCGCTTCCCCGATACTCATGCGTGGATCGAGGGAACTGAAAGGATTTTGGAAAATGATTTGCATTTCCTTGCGCAATTGCCGGAGCGCATTGGGCTTTAATGCCAGAATATCTTGGCCATCGAACAGAATTTTACCCGACTGTGCATTGACCAATCGCAGAAGTGTTCTTGCTAGCGTTGTTTTACCACAACCGGACTCACCCACCAATCCCAGGGTTTCCCCAGGATAGATATCAAAAGAGACATCATTGACCGCCATCATATAGTGCTGGGTTCGCCCCAACACACCTTTGATGGGATAAGCAACCCGCAAATTTTGTACCGATAGCAGCGGGGGTTGCGATCGCAGAGCCTGCAAGCGATCGTGTTTTTCCGCTGGTGTCACTTCTGGGAGGGTTTGTAAAACCTGATCCACATTGACCTGTCGGGCTTCAATGCGTCGCTCCCCGGTTTCCGTGGTCACAACTTCCATGAAATCGGAGACGGTGGGCAATACTTTGAACGAGCGATCGGGGCGAGGCCGACAGGTTAACAATCCTTGGGTGTAGGGATGGCGCGGCTGTTCAAACAGATCTGCTACAGCCCCGTATTCAACAATTTTGCCTTCATACATCACCGCAACTTGATCGGCAATTTCGCCGATGAGACCCAAATCATGGGTGATAAAAATCATGCCCATGCCCCGGCGATCGCGCAATTCCCGCAGCAATTCCAGCACCTGGGCTTGAATGGTGACATCCAGCGCCGTTGTCGGTTCATCTGCAATCAACAGCGCAGGATTACAGGAAATTGCCATGGCAATCATGACCCGCTGCAACTGTCCACCGGACATTTGGTGAGGATAGCGATTGAGCAGGGCTTCCTTTTGCCGATTCATAGCGCGATCGATTTCCCTCACCCCGTCCGTCAGCAACTGTTCCCGCAGATCATGGTCACTGGGCAGCAAGCGCACTTCCTGGAGCAGGGACACAGCTCGACGACGGGCTTCCGCTTCTCCGACCTGTTGGTGGAGTTGGATTGCTTCGGTCAGTTGGAACCCGATCGTATGAACCGGATTGAGGGAACTCATCGGTTCCTGGAAAATCATGGCAATCCGTCCACCCCGCAGGTCTCGTAGCTGCTGGGGCGCAATTTTTAATAAATCAATCTGGCGATCGCCCTCCTGAAACCAAATTTCTCCGGCTGTCACCTTTCCCGGTGGGCTGGGTACCAACCCCATCACCGCTAAGGAGGTGACCGATTTTCCGGATCCTGACTCGCCCACAATGCCCAGGGTTTGTCCCGGCAAGACCTGAAAGGAAATCCCATCCACCGCATTAATCACAGTAGGGGCATTGCCTTTGCCAGAACTGGCCTCGGTGGTGAACTGTACTTGCAGATTGCGAACATCCAGGATGGGTTGAGTCATAGCGGCTACGAAGGTGAACAACTCCAGACTAGCTTATTTGCCATCTTACAGGAGGACTCCTCTATTCAGGTGCTCTCCGGTTGCAGTGGAGAGTGAATTTATTCCAGGTAAGTTGAGTGAAGTCGCCGCCGGAGATGACTTTGGGAGTTCTGTCCTTATGCAGGGGCAGAACTCCCAAAGTCATCAAATCCTTCTATCCGCCAGTTCAAGTCTGAGTAGCTGGGTAGAACGATCGCACTACCGTAGTTAACCCCATTCATGTACCACACTTGAGTAGAGCCAGTACCAGGATTCACCCAGAAAACATCCAAAAATCCATCCCGATTAAAGTCGCGAATGCCCTGAATTTGCCAATTTCCACTGGGTGCTGGCTTCACACGATAGGACTGAACCAAATTAAAGCCGTTCATTGTCCAGATAGCTACATCTTGGGTCGAGGAATTAAACCAGAGAAGGTCTACTCGACCATCTTTGTTAAAATCACCAATTGATTCAATACGCCATGCAATATCTGCCACTGATGGTAAGTTGATGCTTTGTAGATAGCTAAATCCATTCATTTTCCAAATCGCTGTCTGCCCAGTGCGGTAATTGCGCCAGAGGATGTCAGGTTTACGATCGAGGTCAAAGTCCGCAATACCTTCAATTTGCCACGACAGATCGGCAACCGTGATCAGAGTGTGACTTCGAACATAGCGATCGCGATTCATTTCCCAAATGCCAACTTGGCCAGTAGAGCGATTTTGCCAAAGGATATCAAGATCTCCATCCCCATCGAAATCTGTCGCCCCTTGGACTTTCCAGCTTACATCGGTTACCTGAGGAATGTTAAATGTGGCAGTCACAAGCTGCGTATTGTTCATGATCCAAAAGCCACTAGATCCCGTGCGCTGATTGCGCCAGAAAATGTCAACTTTTCCATCCCCATTAAAGTCACCCGTCAATTCAGCCTTCCAACTCAAATCATCAATTCGAAAAACGTTAAATGCTTGATTAAAGGTGGAACTATCAACTGTCCAAATATAGGTTTCACCCGTTTTAGAATCTCGCCACAGGATATCAGCATTTCCATCAGTACCAAAATCACTCAAACCGGCAATCGACCAACCGCTAGGTGCATTCGGTAGCACAACCGCCACTCCATAGGCATCGCGATTCATATACCACAGTGCGACTTCCTGGGTTTGCTGATTTTGCCACAGGAGATCCGAGCTACCATCTTTATTAAAGTCTGAAATCCCCTTAATCTCCCACTGAGCTTCAGGAACCCTAAACAATTTGGTACTGCTAACGAACCGACCGTTATTCATGATCCAAATCCCATTTTCTCCAGTGCGGTAGTTGCGCCAGAGGATATCAGACTTAAGATCGCCATTGAAGTCCGCAATTCCTGCAATTTTCCAGGACAGATCCGGAACCGATAGCAAATCAACGGGTTGCAAACGAATTCCAGTCGCATCAGGGCGAATCAACCAATCGGCCATCGCCCCTGTAAGTTGATTTCGCCAAACAATATCAGTCACCTTATCGCCATCTAGATCACCGACGCTTTCAACAACCCAATCACCATTCCCAATTGTGAGCAGGCCATAACCGTTAGCGACGACAGTGCCATTCATAGCCCAGACTTGTACTGCACCCACTTGCGTTTGACGCCAAAGAATATCAACCCGTCCATCACCTGTAAAGTCTCCAATGCCTTCAATCTTCCAATTAGTATCCGCAACAGTTGGTAGAAGTACATCTTCAACATAGCTGGTTCCGTTCATTCGCCAAATCAAATTGGCTCCAGTGAAGAGGTTACGCCAGAGAATATCAGCATCTCCATCTCCATCAAAATCTGCCGTACCCTGAACTTGCCAATTGGAGTTGCCAATAGATTTGTTGAGGTTATATTGGTTGACCGAGGGAGTTTGATTGATCTGCCAAAAGACAACATCACCTGTATTGGTATTCCGCCACAAAAGATCGGTATTGCCATCAAGAGAGATATTAGTTGCCATATTAGCTGCATCATCGTTAATAATTAAACCGTTGGCAGAAGCTGTACCAATTGTTGCTCCAGAGGCATTACTTAACTGGACGGAGAAGTTCTCATCAGACTCAGTAACCGTATCTCCCTTGACATCGATCGTAATGACCTTAGAAGTCTCACCCGTAGCAAAGGTCAATGTTCCTGCTTTTTGGACATAGTCGTTATTCGCGATCGTTGCTGTCCCATCTACGGTTGTATAGTTCACCGTCACTGGAGTCGTCGCAGCCTGGGAAAGATTGACGGTAAATGTAAAGGCTTTGGTGCCGCTGTTACCTTCAGTTTGCGCCGCGTTAGTCGGTACAATGCTCAGACTGGGGGACGGGGCAACATCATCATTTTGAATAATTCCATCTTGGCTGGCGGTCCCGATCGTCACACCGACAGGATTCTTCAGTTGTACCTTAAAGGTTTCATTCGATTCGACTTTCGTATCTCCATTTACCGTAATACTAAACGT
This genomic window from Alkalinema sp. FACHB-956 contains:
- a CDS encoding sugar ABC transporter permease — protein: MSDSRSVNDRTIPTIVQRERRTHWLLLAPALLLLLCVFAYPILRAVWQSLFIQNLGTELQPQFSGLANYGRMAADSRFWQSLMNSAGFTIVSVAIELILGMGVALLLNQSFRGRGIVRTIAILPWALPTALIALAWTWIFNDQFGIVNDLLMRIGMIQQGINWLGDPTLAMVALIVADVWKTTPFISILLLAGLQAIPTDLYEAHAIDGASSWQSFWKITLPLLMPQIIIAALFRFAQAFGIFDLVAVMTGGGPGGATEMVSLYVYATIMRYLDFGYGSALVVVTFLLLMLTVAVMTLLVKKLRKNLA
- a CDS encoding carbohydrate ABC transporter permease; translation: MIISHQFSKVLRSIVIAIVVLFCLAPILWQVLTSFKTNTDIAAIPNIFLPRQFTLGHYEELFARRPVWNYLLNSTGVASISTLLSLGLGAPAAYVLARAKLPGERLILATILLLTLFPYILLFLGLLELVQNFGLGNQYLALIIPYTAINLPLTILVLRSFFQQLPIELEDAARIDGYSTLAMLVQIVLPMTVPALVTTGILAFIFAWNEFIFALTFITQESMKTIPVAASQLGGASVFEIPYGPIAAATVLGTLPLVGLVLAFQRRIISGLTAGAVKG
- a CDS encoding ABC transporter ATP-binding protein, coding for MTALELQNLRKTYSTTVIPVQQINLTVQEGEFLTLLGPSGCGKSTILRLIAGLEQPTQGKILINGQDVTALSPGDRNIAMVFQSYALYPHMTVRDNIASGLKLRKVPAGEIQRRIQEVALFLGLEALMDRKPGQLSGGQRQRVAVARALVRQPAVFLLDEPLSNLDALLREQVRAELKQLFAAQSAPVVYVTHDQTEAMTLSTRVAVLYDGELQQLNTPQQIYAHPANQFVAGFIGSPQMNFWTLPCSDRTVSLGPLHIPLPSQVPNSNAVVLGIRPEQVGLALENNDRCLTGRVQLVEHLGMSWLVTVAIPASDPAIDNQPLTIRAVLPADRSYSVGDEISLQCPIEHLHWFDVTSGRAFESDRTASRL
- a CDS encoding GAF domain-containing protein, whose protein sequence is MVISISANPSVSLHLGNLLHRINHQIRKSMDLVTILDATATELQRFLEIDRLKIYQFHGDGSGKVVAEALGAEQRLPTLYGLNFPADDIPPEIRQLFIAAKVRTVVDVSSREIGQSCLRDPQTGELQAEDWHFRPLDPCHAEYLTAMGVKSSLVAPILHQDHLWGLIVAHHADPKRLATEQIEGVQLVVDQVSIAIAQATLVQQAQEKASRESALRRITNFLYSSTQIELQAALEETIKAFQGTGGRLFIRPGVLTQASDLASTHQVMEAMVYTWGLQPDQQFSPLSNMEECHGLQQHFATGEGLAWAINDIFQVPVLRTIQPLFHTTSIRSLLIIPLIARQRLLGYLTVFRNSFETETLWAGEFNPDQRQFYPRQSFEIWRQSRTNQVHSWTDSDVELSQVIGNQFSAAIEQYELYQKLQILNASLEQQVELRTAELQETTDDLQQVTDQQHILFEVVTRIRESLDLQTMFQTTTQEICQALQAERVALYQFHPDWSGRFVGEYVVSGWRKLVEQDSGITIEDTYLQETQGGRYRNHEFWVVNNVQQVGLADCHIELLQHFQAQSFVIVPIFMGQDLWGLLGAYQNSQPREWEESEVKFLVQIAAHLGVAIQQASLLTQTQQQATELENALAELKQTQTQLIQTEKMSSLGQLVAGVAHEINNPVNFIHGNIRHVSDYADDLLNLLKLYQQEHPIASDRIQDCLQSVDLDFLVEDLPKTLNSMKIGTERIRQIVLALRNFSRLDQAEIKPVDLHEGLESTLMMVQHRLKGQCDHLPIQIVKSYGGLPEVECCAGAINQVFMHLLSNAIEAIEEKRRHLSLEERALYLSTIEIRTEVVNDDRVAIHIADNGQGIAKEIQQLIFDPFFTTRPVGQGTGLGLSISYQVITEQHAGSVTYTSDWERGSEFTIELPITFHG
- a CDS encoding ABC transporter ATP-binding protein, translating into MTQPILDVRNLQVQFTTEASSGKGNAPTVINAVDGISFQVLPGQTLGIVGESGSGKSVTSLAVMGLVPSPPGKVTAGEIWFQEGDRQIDLLKIAPQQLRDLRGGRIAMIFQEPMSSLNPVHTIGFQLTEAIQLHQQVGEAEARRRAVSLLQEVRLLPSDHDLREQLLTDGVREIDRAMNRQKEALLNRYPHQMSGGQLQRVMIAMAISCNPALLIADEPTTALDVTIQAQVLELLRELRDRRGMGMIFITHDLGLIGEIADQVAVMYEGKIVEYGAVADLFEQPRHPYTQGLLTCRPRPDRSFKVLPTVSDFMEVVTTETGERRIEARQVNVDQVLQTLPEVTPAEKHDRLQALRSQPPLLSVQNLRVAYPIKGVLGRTQHYMMAVNDVSFDIYPGETLGLVGESGCGKTTLARTLLRLVNAQSGKILFDGQDILALKPNALRQLRKEMQIIFQNPFSSLDPRMSIGEAVMEPMKIFGGKNSREFRDRASYLLNRVGLSADAMTRYPHQFSGGQRQRICIARSLAMNPRFIICDESVSALDVSVQAQVLNLLKELQEEFGLTYVFISHDLSVVKFMSDRIMVMNRGRIEEMDVADRIYESPQQEYTKTLIQAIPVGTLEQIRERQQERQQKAG